A stretch of the Geovibrio thiophilus genome encodes the following:
- a CDS encoding nicotinate phosphoribosyltransferase — MKCSYSALMTDFYELTMMQGFLERDPDRQAVFDMFFRRHPFGGGYAVFAGLDPLLDALENFSFIDSDIEYIRSLNYFSDRFIDYLRDFRFRGEIHSVSEGTVVFPNEPLMRVKGTLLETQIIEPLLLNFINFQTLIATKSARVCGVAGDASVMEFGLRRAQGTDGAISAARASFIGGVKATSNVLAGKEYGIPVKGTMAHSWVMSFDSERAAFEAFADMYPDDCILLADTYDTLMSGVPNALKVFAKLKAAGRRNYGIRLDSGDLSFLSREARRVFDKEGFTEAKIIASNDLDEWIIEQLSREGASIDAYGVGTRLVTADRDPSLTGVYKLAAKEENGSFSSVMKITNNPEKMSNPGIKNVYRFYGEDGMMLADLVLLEDSMEEVEGLIAEKKPIRLNHPSIEYSYKTLENYAGAKLLLRKVMENGKRTEPKTELKSIQAHAMQELSALHGTYKRFLNPHIYKVSLSNNLKKLKMSVIKDHMS, encoded by the coding sequence ATGAAGTGCTCATACTCCGCCCTCATGACGGATTTCTACGAACTCACGATGATGCAGGGGTTTCTTGAAAGGGATCCCGACAGGCAGGCGGTGTTCGACATGTTTTTTCGCAGACATCCCTTCGGCGGCGGTTATGCAGTTTTCGCCGGACTTGACCCGCTGTTGGATGCGCTTGAGAATTTTAGCTTTATTGACAGCGATATAGAGTATATACGGAGTCTGAATTACTTTTCTGACCGCTTTATAGATTATCTCAGGGATTTCCGTTTCAGGGGCGAGATCCACTCCGTAAGCGAGGGGACTGTGGTGTTTCCCAACGAGCCCTTAATGCGGGTGAAGGGAACTCTCCTTGAAACGCAGATTATAGAACCTCTTCTTCTCAACTTCATAAATTTTCAGACGCTTATCGCCACCAAATCAGCACGGGTCTGCGGTGTCGCTGGAGATGCGTCGGTCATGGAGTTCGGACTCCGCAGGGCGCAGGGAACGGATGGGGCGATTTCCGCCGCCAGAGCGTCATTCATCGGCGGGGTGAAGGCAACCTCAAATGTTCTTGCAGGAAAGGAATATGGCATACCCGTGAAAGGCACGATGGCGCATAGCTGGGTTATGAGCTTTGACAGCGAGCGTGCGGCTTTTGAGGCTTTTGCGGATATGTATCCGGACGACTGCATTCTCCTTGCGGACACCTATGACACGCTGATGTCCGGCGTACCGAATGCGTTGAAGGTTTTTGCCAAGCTGAAGGCGGCAGGGCGCAGAAATTACGGCATAAGGCTGGACAGCGGTGATTTGAGTTTCCTCAGCCGTGAGGCACGGAGAGTCTTCGATAAGGAAGGTTTTACTGAGGCAAAAATTATAGCCTCAAACGATCTGGACGAATGGATCATTGAGCAGCTCAGCAGGGAAGGTGCGAGCATTGATGCCTACGGTGTGGGGACAAGGCTTGTGACTGCTGACAGAGATCCCTCTCTTACTGGTGTTTATAAGCTTGCTGCAAAAGAGGAAAACGGCAGTTTCTCCTCAGTGATGAAGATAACCAACAACCCCGAAAAAATGTCCAATCCCGGGATAAAGAATGTTTACAGGTTTTACGGGGAGGATGGGATGATGCTTGCGGATCTCGTTCTTCTTGAGGACAGCATGGAAGAGGTGGAAGGGCTCATAGCGGAGAAAAAACCGATCCGCCTGAACCACCCGTCCATAGAGTATTCATACAAGACCCTTGAAAACTACGCAGGAGCGAAGCTCCTTCTCCGCAAGGTTATGGAAAACGGGAAAAGGACGGAGCCTAAAACGGAGCTGAAAAGCATTCAGGCTCACGCAATGCAGGAGCTGAGCGCTCTGCACGGTACATACAAAAGATTTCTCAACCCCCATATATATAAAGTGAGCCTTTCCAACAACCTTAAAAAACTTAAAATGTCCGTAATAAAAGATCATATGAGTTAA
- the pncA gene encoding bifunctional nicotinamidase/pyrazinamidase, whose amino-acid sequence MTYGKNTALIVVDVQNDFCPGGALAVKNGNRVVSVINSLIDSFEIIIGTQDWHPVNHGSFASCNEGAEPFSVRALNGVSQVMWPDHCIQGTHGADFHPDLHSDAFHLIIRKGTNPDIDSYSAFTENDGVTPTGLKGCLNELGVRKVYVTGLATDFCVMYTALDAVKTGFETYVIEDACKGVDFPEGNVLKAVSAMKEAGIRVVQSADVRL is encoded by the coding sequence ATGACATACGGAAAAAATACCGCACTTATAGTTGTGGATGTTCAAAATGACTTCTGCCCCGGCGGAGCGCTGGCGGTAAAAAACGGAAACAGAGTCGTTTCCGTCATCAATTCTCTTATCGACAGCTTCGAGATTATAATCGGCACGCAGGACTGGCACCCCGTGAATCACGGTTCATTTGCCTCCTGCAACGAAGGCGCCGAGCCCTTCAGCGTGAGGGCATTAAACGGCGTCAGTCAGGTAATGTGGCCTGATCACTGTATTCAGGGAACACACGGGGCTGATTTTCATCCTGATCTTCATTCCGATGCCTTCCATCTTATCATCCGCAAAGGAACTAACCCCGATATAGACTCATATTCGGCGTTTACGGAAAATGACGGGGTAACACCGACCGGGCTGAAAGGATGCCTGAATGAACTGGGTGTGCGGAAAGTCTATGTGACCGGACTCGCTACAGATTTCTGTGTCATGTACACAGCGCTGGACGCTGTGAAGACGGGATTTGAGACATATGTGATAGAGGATGCCTGCAAGGGTGTGGATTTTCCTGAAGGGAATGTGTTAAAAGCCGTTTCCGCCATGAAGGAAGCCGGAATAAGAGTGGTTCAGTCGGCGGATGTAAGGTTATGA
- the potA gene encoding spermidine/putrescine ABC transporter ATP-binding protein PotA — protein sequence MRHNTAIIELKDITKSFGENTILKNLNLSISDGEFVTLLGPSGCGKTTILRLIAGFEQPDEGSILLAGSDITDLPSNKRHVNTVFQSYALFPHMTVFENVAFGLTMDKMSKTEIRTHVDEVLRMVKMSEYADRKPSQLSGGQQQRVAIARAVVKKPRILLLDEPLSALDFKLRKQMQVELKQLQRRLGITFIFVTHDQEEALSMSDRVIVMDEGVIQQSGTPKQVYEQPANLFVARFVGEINILGTVVEKHTDNGFACKIEGFSCEIHTKKRPSEGARINILLRPEDLRVEELAKAEKPEAGSIFGRVEETTYKGATLESIIALPSGKKLLASEFFDEEYEEFDYKLGQDVAVSWVDGWEVVLVDE from the coding sequence ATGAGACATAATACAGCGATAATCGAACTGAAGGACATAACAAAATCATTCGGCGAGAATACCATTTTGAAGAATCTCAATCTCTCCATCTCTGACGGGGAGTTTGTGACCCTGCTTGGTCCGTCCGGATGCGGCAAAACAACAATACTCCGCCTTATCGCGGGGTTTGAGCAGCCCGATGAAGGGAGCATACTGCTTGCCGGAAGCGACATAACAGACCTTCCGTCCAATAAGCGGCATGTCAATACAGTTTTCCAGAGCTATGCCCTCTTCCCGCACATGACTGTTTTTGAGAATGTTGCCTTCGGTCTGACAATGGACAAAATGTCCAAAACAGAAATCAGAACACATGTTGACGAGGTTCTGCGCATGGTCAAAATGTCAGAATACGCAGACAGAAAGCCCAGCCAGCTCTCCGGCGGACAGCAGCAGAGAGTGGCAATAGCCAGAGCTGTGGTGAAAAAGCCGCGTATTCTGCTCCTTGACGAACCGCTTTCCGCCCTTGACTTCAAACTCCGCAAGCAGATGCAGGTGGAGCTGAAACAGCTTCAGCGAAGACTTGGAATAACCTTCATCTTCGTAACACACGATCAGGAAGAGGCGCTGAGCATGTCTGACAGGGTTATAGTCATGGATGAAGGCGTAATTCAGCAGTCCGGAACCCCTAAGCAGGTTTATGAGCAGCCGGCGAATCTTTTTGTCGCCCGTTTTGTGGGAGAGATAAACATACTCGGCACCGTGGTGGAAAAGCACACCGACAACGGATTTGCCTGTAAAATAGAAGGATTTTCCTGTGAGATCCACACAAAGAAGCGCCCCTCCGAGGGAGCGAGGATAAATATACTGCTTCGTCCCGAAGATCTCCGTGTGGAGGAACTGGCAAAGGCGGAAAAGCCTGAGGCTGGCTCAATCTTCGGACGGGTAGAGGAAACCACCTACAAAGGCGCAACCCTTGAATCAATCATTGCTCTGCCTTCGGGTAAAAAGCTTCTCGCAAGCGAATTTTTTGATGAAGAGTACGAGGAGTTTGACTATAAGCTCGGTCAGGATGTGGCGGTAAGCTGGGTTGACGGCTGGGAGGTGGTGCTGGTCGATGAATGA
- the potB gene encoding spermidine/putrescine ABC transporter permease PotB — MNERSLFKTAVITVISLWFLIFVFVPNILVFGVSFLERHENNFVTFSFTLENYQRIFSSVYFTVFADSFRLALISMLICLVVGYPFAYRLARLKGRVKNILFMLIIIPFWTSSLIRTYAIMIVLKTNGLLNTVLLWLGIISEPLNLLYTGTAVTIGMVYSLLPFMILPLYASIEKLDKVYIEAAGDLGAGKIQTFIRVIIPLTMPGIIAGCTLVFLPSFCLFYIPDLMGGAKDLLIGNLIKNQFLSARDWPFGSAVSVVLSGIMAVLLFAYYKSTKIVQKASEKGAV; from the coding sequence ATGAATGAGAGAAGCCTCTTTAAAACAGCAGTAATCACCGTAATTTCACTCTGGTTTCTGATATTTGTTTTTGTTCCGAATATACTTGTGTTCGGGGTCAGCTTCCTTGAGAGGCACGAAAACAACTTCGTGACATTCAGCTTTACGCTGGAGAATTATCAGAGGATCTTCTCCAGCGTGTATTTCACGGTATTCGCCGATTCCTTCAGGCTGGCGCTGATCTCCATGCTTATCTGCCTTGTCGTGGGCTATCCGTTTGCCTACAGGCTGGCGCGGCTCAAAGGCAGGGTAAAGAATATACTTTTCATGCTTATCATCATCCCCTTCTGGACAAGCTCGCTCATACGCACATACGCTATCATGATAGTACTCAAGACAAACGGACTGCTGAATACTGTCCTTTTATGGCTGGGGATAATAAGTGAGCCTCTGAACCTGCTCTACACCGGAACAGCCGTCACAATTGGCATGGTTTATTCGCTTCTGCCGTTTATGATTCTGCCCCTGTACGCCAGCATTGAAAAGCTGGACAAGGTGTACATCGAAGCGGCGGGCGACCTCGGCGCGGGCAAGATTCAGACTTTTATAAGGGTAATAATCCCCCTCACGATGCCCGGGATAATAGCCGGATGCACGCTGGTGTTCCTCCCTTCGTTCTGTCTTTTTTACATACCCGACCTCATGGGCGGCGCAAAGGATCTGCTTATCGGAAACCTGATTAAAAATCAGTTTCTCTCAGCCCGTGACTGGCCCTTCGGCTCCGCGGTGAGCGTGGTGCTCTCCGGCATTATGGCGGTGCTCCTCTTCGCGTACTACAAGAGCACTAAGATTGTGCAGAAGGCTTCTGAAAAGGGTGCGGTATGA
- the potC gene encoding spermidine/putrescine ABC transporter permease PotC, with the protein MNRFFKSLYMLMVYLFLYIPVIILVVNSFNSSKYMTGWRGFTLDWYGKLASNTMLIDAAVNSFTVAFLSASAATVLGTLTAVTLYRYSFFGKKLLYALVYVVIMSPDIVMGISLLVLFASVKIELGFWTLLVSHITFSIPFVVVTVFSRLSGFDKNVIEAAKDLGADEMRIFKSVILPMSLPAVAAGWLLSFTLSLDDVIVSFFVTGPGFEVLPLRIFSMVRLGVKPEINALCAIILLFSLVMVMTSQFLMRERK; encoded by the coding sequence ATGAACAGATTTTTCAAAAGCCTGTACATGCTGATGGTTTACCTCTTTCTTTATATTCCTGTGATAATCCTCGTGGTGAACTCGTTCAACTCGTCCAAATACATGACAGGCTGGCGCGGCTTCACCCTTGACTGGTACGGCAAGCTCGCCTCCAACACAATGCTGATCGACGCCGCCGTAAACTCGTTCACTGTTGCGTTCCTTTCCGCCTCCGCAGCGACAGTGCTGGGTACGCTGACGGCGGTAACGCTTTACAGATACAGTTTTTTCGGCAAAAAGCTCCTTTATGCCCTTGTATATGTGGTGATAATGTCGCCGGATATTGTTATGGGAATCTCCCTTCTGGTGCTGTTTGCTTCCGTGAAGATTGAGCTCGGTTTCTGGACCCTGCTGGTGTCGCACATAACCTTCTCCATCCCTTTCGTGGTGGTTACGGTTTTCTCACGCCTCAGCGGGTTTGACAAAAATGTGATAGAAGCTGCGAAAGACCTCGGCGCGGATGAAATGCGGATATTCAAATCAGTAATACTCCCCATGTCTCTGCCTGCGGTGGCTGCGGGATGGCTCCTCAGCTTCACCCTTTCGCTTGATGATGTTATTGTGTCCTTTTTCGTAACGGGACCGGGGTTTGAGGTTCTGCCTCTGCGTATATTCTCAATGGTTAGGCTGGGCGTAAAGCCTGAAATAAACGCGCTCTGCGCGATTATACTACTGTTTTCGCTCGTCATGGTTATGACGTCGCAATTCTTGATGAGGGAGAGAAAATGA
- a CDS encoding extracellular solute-binding protein: MKIFQIIALTLVMTVSAFAAGKELYLYNWSEYMPEEVIQKFQKETGIKVIYNTYDSNEAMYAKVKLISGKGYDLIVPSTYYVSKMKKENLLARIDKSKISNFKNLEKSLLNKPYDPGNDYSVPYLWGSTGISYNADKVKDKVDSWSVLWKPQYKGKILLTDDVREVFQMALVQLGYSGNTIKEAEIKAAYELLRKLMPSVRTFNSESPKVPYINGEVTIGMNWNGEAFLAQEEMPSMRYVYPKEGVILWMDNFAIPKNAKNINEAHTFINFVLRPDIAKIISEEIGYATPNREGKKLLDEEVRNNPTSYPSEAIVAKGEFQEDVGDAILIYEKYWEMLKTGK, translated from the coding sequence ATGAAAATTTTCCAGATTATCGCGCTTACTCTCGTAATGACCGTATCGGCATTCGCCGCAGGCAAGGAACTCTACCTGTACAACTGGTCTGAGTATATGCCTGAGGAAGTAATTCAGAAGTTCCAGAAGGAAACAGGGATCAAGGTTATCTACAACACCTATGACAGCAACGAGGCAATGTACGCCAAAGTTAAGCTCATCAGCGGAAAAGGATACGACCTTATAGTTCCCTCAACCTACTATGTGAGCAAAATGAAGAAGGAAAACCTTCTTGCCAGAATCGACAAAAGCAAGATAAGCAACTTCAAAAACCTTGAAAAAAGCCTGCTGAACAAGCCCTACGATCCGGGCAACGACTACAGCGTTCCTTACCTCTGGGGCAGCACGGGCATTTCATACAACGCCGACAAGGTAAAAGACAAGGTTGACAGCTGGAGCGTGCTCTGGAAACCTCAGTACAAAGGCAAAATCCTTCTTACAGATGATGTGCGGGAAGTCTTCCAGATGGCTCTTGTCCAGCTCGGATATTCCGGCAACACCATAAAGGAAGCTGAAATAAAAGCCGCTTACGAACTGCTGAGGAAGCTCATGCCTTCCGTGCGCACCTTCAACTCTGAATCGCCCAAAGTGCCGTACATCAACGGCGAAGTGACAATCGGCATGAACTGGAACGGAGAAGCCTTCCTTGCGCAGGAGGAAATGCCCTCCATGAGATACGTTTACCCCAAAGAAGGAGTAATCCTCTGGATGGACAACTTCGCTATCCCCAAAAACGCGAAGAACATAAACGAGGCTCACACCTTCATCAATTTCGTTCTCAGACCTGACATCGCGAAAATAATCAGCGAAGAGATCGGCTACGCAACCCCCAACAGAGAAGGTAAAAAGCTTCTGGATGAGGAAGTGAGAAATAACCCGACGTCATACCCCTCCGAAGCCATTGTGGCAAAAGGCGAGTTTCAGGAAGATGTGGGTGACGCTATCCTCATATACGAAAAATACTGGGAAATGCTGAAAACAGGAAAATAA
- the ppk1 gene encoding polyphosphate kinase 1 produces MSEYKFINREISWLQFNERVLREADDDSVPLLEKLKFLAIFSSNLDEFFMIRVAGLYDQVEAKYDIKDVSGYTPKELLAKISDTAHRLVKDQQKIFRKVIKECARHHIVIQPEIDGELSDIVESIFNDEIQPLISPVTLSAANPFPFIYNLRQCIFVKLEKGGETHYSIIIIPENLQRVFKIRLHRTYCVTSEEIIARCLPQVYPGYKVMDSYTLRLTRNADLTVDEDEAEDLLKIIEKKLSSRKKGNVVRVELDKTAPDEVLKFLQERIGFDNEDVYIVDKPLDLTFLFSLTDGNPELMYPEHKPFVPYGLTADENIFERLKERDYVFYRPYHDFGFNSALIRRASVDEQVLAVKMTLYRANRGSSIVESLAEAARRGKQICVVIELKARFDEERNVGWAKKLEEAGCIVTYGIPGLKIHSKNLQIIRKEPQGIVRYSYLSTGNFNEATAKIYTDIDYITADEAVGHECANLFNMLMGYTDYADWNRISVAPTGLKAKLISLINYEIENALAGKKAEMLIKINSLIDKELIMKLHDASRAGVKIEMIIRGICGITAGVKGLTENIRIRSIIGRFLEHPRIILFHHGGKKRLFISTADWMERNMHSRVEQLFEITDKNAKEFMMTILSSNLKDNTKAWVMEGEAYRKLKPAESEEPHNTQEFFIGKQIGH; encoded by the coding sequence ATGAGTGAGTATAAATTTATAAACAGGGAAATAAGCTGGCTTCAGTTCAATGAGCGTGTACTCAGAGAGGCGGACGACGACAGTGTTCCGCTTCTGGAAAAACTGAAGTTTCTGGCAATTTTCTCGTCCAATCTGGACGAGTTTTTTATGATCCGTGTCGCAGGGCTCTATGATCAGGTAGAGGCGAAATACGACATAAAGGACGTCTCCGGCTACACTCCGAAGGAGCTTCTCGCTAAAATTTCCGATACCGCGCACAGGCTTGTGAAGGATCAGCAGAAGATCTTCCGCAAGGTAATAAAGGAATGCGCCAGACACCATATAGTCATTCAGCCGGAGATAGACGGCGAGCTTTCAGACATTGTGGAATCCATATTTAATGATGAGATTCAGCCGCTTATCTCTCCTGTTACCCTGAGTGCGGCGAACCCTTTTCCGTTTATATATAACCTCCGCCAGTGCATATTTGTAAAGCTGGAAAAAGGGGGGGAGACCCATTACTCTATAATAATAATCCCTGAAAACCTGCAAAGGGTCTTTAAAATACGCCTTCACCGAACATACTGCGTGACCAGCGAGGAGATAATAGCCCGCTGTCTGCCGCAGGTTTACCCCGGATATAAGGTCATGGACAGCTACACCCTCCGCCTCACCAGAAACGCCGACCTTACGGTGGATGAGGATGAGGCAGAGGATCTGCTGAAAATCATTGAAAAAAAGCTCTCTTCCCGCAAGAAAGGGAATGTCGTCAGGGTTGAGCTTGATAAAACAGCGCCGGATGAGGTGCTTAAGTTCCTTCAGGAACGTATCGGCTTTGATAACGAGGATGTGTATATCGTGGATAAGCCCCTTGATCTCACGTTCCTTTTTTCTCTGACGGACGGCAATCCGGAGCTGATGTATCCGGAACACAAGCCGTTTGTGCCTTACGGACTGACGGCAGATGAAAACATATTTGAAAGGCTTAAAGAGAGAGACTATGTCTTCTACCGTCCGTATCATGACTTCGGATTCAATTCGGCGCTGATACGCCGCGCGTCCGTGGATGAACAGGTGCTGGCAGTTAAAATGACCCTTTACAGAGCAAACAGGGGCTCAAGCATAGTTGAATCTCTGGCGGAGGCGGCAAGGCGGGGCAAGCAGATCTGTGTGGTGATAGAGCTGAAAGCCCGTTTTGACGAGGAACGCAATGTAGGCTGGGCTAAAAAACTGGAGGAAGCGGGCTGCATAGTCACCTACGGAATACCCGGACTCAAGATCCACTCCAAAAATTTGCAGATAATCCGCAAGGAGCCGCAGGGCATAGTGCGCTACAGCTACCTCTCCACCGGAAACTTCAATGAGGCAACGGCGAAAATCTACACCGACATAGACTACATAACGGCGGATGAGGCTGTGGGGCATGAATGCGCCAACCTTTTCAATATGCTGATGGGTTATACCGACTATGCGGATTGGAACAGGATCAGCGTTGCTCCCACCGGTCTCAAGGCAAAGCTTATCTCGCTAATTAATTACGAAATAGAAAACGCACTGGCAGGTAAAAAGGCGGAGATGCTTATTAAGATAAACTCGCTGATAGATAAGGAGCTTATCATGAAGCTCCATGACGCATCCCGCGCGGGGGTTAAGATTGAGATGATAATCAGGGGGATCTGCGGCATAACTGCCGGAGTGAAGGGGCTGACAGAAAATATCAGAATCCGCAGCATCATTGGACGTTTTCTGGAACACCCGCGAATCATTCTTTTCCATCACGGCGGCAAAAAACGGCTGTTTATTTCCACTGCTGACTGGATGGAGCGCAATATGCACTCTAGGGTCGAGCAGCTTTTTGAAATTACTGATAAAAATGCCAAAGAATTTATGATGACAATACTTTCCAGCAACCTAAAGGACAATACAAAGGCTTGGGTGATGGAAGGTGAGGCATACAGAAAGCTGAAGCCCGCAGAGAGTGAAGAGCCGCATAACACGCAGGAATTTTTCATAGGGAAGCAGATCGGGCATTAA
- a CDS encoding HD domain-containing protein: MKNGLFATINIGASAFRMQISEFNEGQERIMETLVKPLGLGKDTFTKGYITLDSVYKATNILQMFRHKLDEYGIRKNYKCVCTSGVREARNRYFLIDHVMNKTGLKLDVIEPSDEIYIKYIGVKNDIKGFEAYEKRGVLFANISSGNVSINILKDDTSIFSGSLPYGSLRLRQLFKGVPIHSRYKAYNQYVETMFNTINSSLGSSSKIKYLVCSGSSVNTLQFIFEPKENYFHRTKLEELYERVKDKTSQENMTMLGIRISEAKVLVPMLETYLRLMQFVGTDRVQFSRKSFPNVLTRYYSNNIRDNGFRSRLRNTLYFLGRRYNFDEPHSKVVTDYSLQIFDALGDLHNLGTSERMLLESAAILHDIGYYIDAKMHHEHSYYIAKAFDMPGLDQEQIKIIAFLVLMHRVGTDESTETRLSYQNMETQLTIRKLVSILRIADALDTSHMQLVESVDVDVQSSRIIIRARTRKHAYLEKLGFDQKKGMFLETFGIPVELEMKVLYE; encoded by the coding sequence ATGAAAAACGGTCTTTTTGCAACGATCAACATAGGCGCCAGTGCGTTCCGAATGCAGATCTCGGAGTTTAACGAGGGGCAGGAGCGGATAATGGAAACCCTTGTCAAGCCTCTGGGACTGGGCAAGGATACTTTCACCAAGGGCTACATCACGCTGGACAGCGTCTACAAGGCTACCAACATCCTGCAAATGTTCCGCCACAAGCTGGACGAGTACGGGATCAGAAAAAACTACAAATGCGTCTGCACCAGCGGGGTGCGGGAAGCACGCAACCGCTATTTCCTCATAGACCATGTGATGAACAAAACTGGGCTGAAGCTTGATGTTATAGAACCGTCTGATGAGATCTACATAAAGTACATAGGCGTGAAGAATGACATCAAGGGCTTTGAGGCATATGAAAAAAGAGGGGTTCTGTTCGCCAATATCTCAAGCGGCAACGTGTCCATAAACATACTCAAGGACGATACAAGCATTTTCTCCGGCTCGCTCCCTTACGGCAGCCTCCGCCTGCGCCAGCTCTTCAAAGGGGTGCCGATACACAGCAGGTACAAGGCGTATAATCAGTACGTGGAGACAATGTTCAACACCATCAACTCGTCTCTCGGCAGTTCGTCTAAGATAAAATATCTTGTTTGCTCAGGCAGTTCGGTAAACACGCTCCAGTTCATCTTTGAACCGAAGGAGAACTACTTCCACCGCACCAAGCTTGAGGAGCTCTACGAGAGAGTTAAGGACAAAACATCGCAGGAGAATATGACCATGCTGGGCATAAGGATCAGCGAGGCGAAGGTGCTTGTGCCGATGCTTGAAACATATCTGCGACTTATGCAGTTCGTCGGAACGGACAGGGTGCAGTTCAGCCGCAAATCTTTCCCGAACGTGCTTACAAGATATTACTCCAACAATATCCGGGACAACGGCTTCAGAAGCAGGCTCAGGAATACGCTGTACTTTCTCGGCAGGAGGTACAACTTCGATGAACCCCACTCCAAAGTCGTTACGGATTATTCGCTCCAGATTTTTGACGCTCTTGGAGATCTCCACAACTTGGGTACCAGCGAGCGCATGCTTCTTGAGTCGGCGGCGATCCTGCACGATATAGGCTATTACATAGACGCGAAGATGCACCATGAGCACTCGTACTATATAGCGAAGGCGTTTGACATGCCCGGGCTTGATCAGGAGCAGATCAAAATAATCGCCTTCCTTGTTCTGATGCACAGAGTCGGTACAGACGAAAGCACGGAGACAAGGCTCTCCTACCAGAATATGGAGACACAGCTGACGATAAGAAAGCTGGTGAGCATTCTCCGCATTGCGGACGCACTGGACACAAGCCATATGCAGCTTGTGGAGTCTGTTGATGTGGATGTGCAGAGCAGCCGGATCATCATAAGAGCAAGAACCAGAAAGCACGCCTACCTTGAAAAACTCGGGTTTGACCAGAAGAAGGGGATGTTCCTTGAAACCTTCGGCATACCCGTTGAACTGGAGATGAAGGTACTTTATGAGTGA